One genomic region from Aneurinibacillus sp. REN35 encodes:
- a CDS encoding catalase produces MNKDQQPKPINEHSKDEQLEEYRVDNNGKKLTTNQGVRVSDTEHSLKAGERGPTLMEDFHFREKMTHFDHERIPERVVHARGYGAHGYFEVYESMAEYTRAKFLQDPSVKTPVFVRFSTVAGSRGSGDTVRDVRGFATKFYTEEGNYDLVGNNIPIFFIQDAIKFPDLVHSFKPEPHNEMPQASTAHDTFWDFVANNTETAHMIMWAMSDRAIPRSYRMMEGFGVHTFRLVNAQGRARFVKFHWKPVLGVHSLVWDEAQKLAGKDPDFHRRDLWEAIEMGNYPEYELGVQMIEEEDEFKFDFDILDPTKLWPEELVPVKIIGKMTLNRNQDNVFAETEQVAFHPGNVVPGIDFTNDPLLQGRLFSYTDTQLIRLGGPNHHELPINRPVCPFHNNQYDGYHRMTINRGPVAYHKNSLQGNYPEPASEEEGGYVHYQEKVEGRKIRQRSESFKDHYSQATLFWNSMTEVEKQHIIKAFRFEVGKVKNKDVQQQVVDMFSNVDPYLAEQIAIGVGAKAPAGAQGTGVTASSPALSQENTVKVPQTRKVALLAENGFNDADVAQVMEALQKVGVTAEIISNHLGTITGTSGQQLEVTHTFLTSDSVLFDAVYVAGGQQSVKILKGQKEAVKFIDEAFGHYKAIGASNEGVELLAAAGIEPTAQEPGVVIGAGQEAGSFHEKLIEAITQHRHWARAV; encoded by the coding sequence ATGAATAAAGACCAACAGCCAAAGCCTATTAATGAACACAGCAAGGATGAGCAGCTAGAGGAGTACCGCGTAGACAATAACGGAAAAAAGCTTACAACAAATCAAGGTGTACGTGTATCTGATACGGAACATTCCCTAAAAGCGGGCGAGCGCGGACCTACATTGATGGAGGACTTCCATTTTCGGGAGAAGATGACTCATTTTGACCATGAGCGGATTCCTGAGCGCGTGGTGCACGCCAGAGGATACGGAGCCCACGGGTATTTCGAGGTGTATGAATCAATGGCGGAGTACACCCGAGCGAAATTCTTACAGGACCCGTCTGTGAAGACGCCGGTATTCGTTCGTTTTTCTACCGTGGCAGGTTCTCGAGGTTCCGGTGATACGGTGCGGGATGTGAGGGGATTTGCGACCAAGTTCTACACGGAAGAAGGCAACTATGATTTAGTGGGAAACAATATTCCGATCTTCTTCATTCAAGATGCGATTAAGTTTCCAGATTTGGTACACTCCTTTAAGCCAGAGCCGCATAATGAAATGCCGCAAGCATCTACAGCCCACGATACATTCTGGGACTTCGTTGCCAATAATACAGAGACCGCTCATATGATTATGTGGGCGATGTCTGATCGGGCGATCCCGCGAAGCTATCGGATGATGGAGGGATTCGGCGTTCATACTTTCCGTCTCGTCAATGCGCAGGGCAGAGCGCGGTTCGTCAAATTCCACTGGAAACCAGTTCTTGGCGTCCATTCTCTTGTGTGGGATGAGGCACAAAAATTGGCCGGAAAGGACCCTGATTTCCATCGTCGCGATCTTTGGGAAGCGATTGAAATGGGGAATTATCCGGAATATGAGCTTGGTGTTCAGATGATTGAAGAAGAGGATGAATTCAAATTTGACTTTGATATTCTAGACCCGACAAAACTGTGGCCAGAAGAATTGGTGCCGGTTAAAATCATCGGAAAAATGACGTTAAACCGCAATCAAGATAATGTGTTTGCGGAGACGGAGCAGGTGGCGTTCCATCCGGGGAATGTTGTACCGGGAATTGATTTTACCAACGACCCGCTGCTGCAGGGACGGCTCTTCTCTTACACGGACACCCAACTGATTCGTCTGGGTGGCCCAAACCATCATGAGCTTCCGATTAATAGACCTGTATGTCCGTTCCATAATAATCAGTATGATGGCTACCATCGCATGACGATTAATCGCGGGCCTGTCGCCTATCATAAGAATTCGCTGCAGGGAAATTATCCAGAGCCTGCATCAGAAGAAGAGGGCGGTTATGTCCATTACCAGGAGAAGGTGGAAGGTCGGAAAATTCGTCAACGGAGTGAGAGTTTTAAGGACCATTACTCACAGGCGACGCTGTTCTGGAATAGCATGACGGAAGTAGAAAAGCAGCACATCATCAAAGCCTTCCGCTTTGAGGTAGGAAAAGTGAAAAATAAGGATGTACAGCAGCAGGTAGTAGACATGTTCAGCAATGTAGATCCTTATCTGGCAGAGCAAATCGCTATTGGTGTCGGAGCCAAAGCGCCGGCGGGAGCACAAGGAACGGGAGTGACTGCCTCTTCTCCGGCTTTAAGCCAAGAGAATACGGTGAAGGTTCCGCAAACAAGAAAGGTTGCTCTTTTGGCTGAGAATGGCTTTAATGATGCGGATGTAGCACAGGTTATGGAGGCGCTGCAAAAGGTTGGAGTAACCGCAGAGATCATCAGCAATCATTTAGGTACAATCACGGGTACGAGCGGTCAGCAGCTTGAAGTAACCCACACGTTTCTAACGAGTGATTCTGTCTTGTTTGACGCTGTGTATGTAGCTGGGGGACAGCAAAGTGTTAAGATATTAAAAGGGCAGAAAGAAGCGGTGAAATTCATCGACGAAGCCTTCGGTCATTATAAGGCGATAGGCGCTTCTAATGAAGGGGTGGAACTGCTTGCCGCCGCAGGCATCGAGCCTACAGCCCAGGAGCCTGGAGTAGTAATAGGAGCAGGGCAGGAGGCAGGTTCCTTCCATGAGAAGTTGATTGAGGCGATTACGCAGCATCGTCATTGGGCGAGAGCGGTATAG